A single region of the Sorghum bicolor cultivar BTx623 chromosome 7, Sorghum_bicolor_NCBIv3, whole genome shotgun sequence genome encodes:
- the LOC8083501 gene encoding flavonoid 3'-monooxygenase yields the protein MPPPAPFSIPMELPPPLLLTSFAMVLAIVIFGRRLKGRPSRRVYRLPPGPSPWPVIGNFNLIGALPHRSIHELSKKYGELMHLRFGSYTVVVASSAEMAKLFLKTHDLLFLDRPRTAAGRHTTYNYGDITWSPYGAYWRHARRICATQLFIPGRLASFEHIRADEVRSLVRGLFAASASGRAVRLGKDHLSTFSMNVITRMVLGKRLFDAAGGENAAAEGPVSSLPEFMWMMDELMLLNGVLNIGDWIPWLDRLDLQGYVRRMKRVAERFDAFLEHVLDAHSQHQQRRHERDGESFVARDMDMVDVLMQLADDPTFDVQIGRVGVKAFTQDLIVGGSESTAVTVEWAMSELLRNPSVLAMAAEELDRVVGRGRWVTEKDVAHDLPYLQAVIKETMRVHPVAPLLPPHVAREDASIAGYDIPKGTHVLINVWTIGRDPAVWDAPEEFRPERFVGSKVDVKGQDFELLPFGSGRRMCPGYNLGLKEIQLSLANLLHGFTWRLPEGMVKEEDLSMDELFGLSTTRKFPLEVIVQPRLPSELYA from the coding sequence ATGCCACCTCCTGCTCCTTTTTCAATCCCGATGGAGCTACCACCACCACTGTTACTCACCAGCTTTGCCATGGTGCTCGCCATCGTGATTTTCGGCCGCAGACTGAAAGGCAGGCCGTCCCGTCGTGTCTATCGCCTTCCGCCGGGTCCGAGCCCATGGCCTGTGATCGGCAACTTCAACCTGATCGGCGCGCTCCCGCATCGCTCCATCCACGAGCTTTCCAAGAAGTACGGCGAGCTCATGCACCTCCGCTTCGGCTCCTACACCGTCGTCGTCGCCTCGTCGGCCGAGATGGCCAAGCTGTTCCTTAAGACCCATGACCTGCTCTTCCTGGACCGCCCCAGGACGGCCGCCGGCAGGCACACCACCTACAACTACGGCGACATCACGTGGTCGCCCTACGGCGCGTACTGGCGCCACGCGCGCCGCATCTGCGCCACCCAGCTGTTCATCCCCGGCCGCCTCGCGTCGTTCGAGCACATCCGCGCCGACGAGGTGCGCTCGCTCGTGCGCGGCCTCTtcgcggcgtcggcgtcgggccGCGCCGTGCGCCTCGGCAAGGACCACCTGTCCACGTTTAGCATGAACGTGATCACGCGGATGGTGCTGGGCAAGCGGCTCTTCGACGCCGCCGGCGGGGAGaacgcggcggcggaggggccGGTGTCGTCGCTGCCCGAGTTCATGTGGATGATGGATGAGCTGATGCTGCTCAACGGCGTGCTCAACATCGGCGACTGGATCCCATGGCTGGACAGGCTCGACCTGCAAGGGTACGTGCGGAGGATGAAGAGGGTCGCGGAGAGGTTTGACGCGTTCTTAGAGCACGTCCTCGACGCGCACAGCCAGCACCAGCAGCGGCGGCACGAGCGCGACGGCGAGAGCTTCGTGGCGCGGGACATGGACATGGTGGACGTGCTGATGCAGCTCGCGGATGACCCCACCTTCGACGTCCAGATCGGCCGCGTAGGTGTGAAGGCGTTCACGCAGGACCTCATCGTCGGTGGCTCTGAAAGCACGGCCGTCACCGTGGAGTGGGCCATGTCGGAGCTCCTGAGGAACCCGTCTGTCCTCGCCATGGCCGCCGAGGAGCTGGACAGAGTCGTCGGCCGCGGCCGCTGGGTGACGGAGAAGGACGTAGCCCATGATCTCCCCTACCTCCAAGCTGTTATCAAGGAGACCATGCGCGTGCACCCCGTCGCGCCTCTCCTGCCCCCGCACGTCGCCCGCGAGGACGCTTCCATTGCCGGCTACGACATTCCCAAGGGCACACACGTCCTCATCAACGTGTGGACAATCGGCAGGGACCCGGCTGTGTGGGACGCGCCGGAGGAGTTCAGGCCGGAGAGGTTCGTCGGGAGCAAGGTCGACGTGAAAGGGCAGGATTTCGAGCTGCTGCCGTTCGGGTCCGGCCGGCGGATGTGCCCTGGTTACAACCTGGGGCTGAAGGAGATACAGCTGAGCTTGGCTAACTTACTCCACGGGTTTACTTGGAGGCTGCCGGAGGGTATGGTGAAGGAGGAGGATCTGAGCATGGACGAGTTGTTCGGGCTATCCACCACGCGCAAGTTCCCGCTCGAGGTCATCGTCCAGCCCAGGCTCCCTTCTGAACTCTATGCATGA